ACGCTCAAGGATTACTTGGCTGATAACGTTCGCTGAAGCTTGGTCTAACCGATTGCATGGCGGTTCAACAGGCGTATCGGGCGGACGGGCCGATGGGGAATATTCTGACGGAAGACATTCGTGCCGCGCTCATGCGCAACTTCGTTAATACTCAGCATCAATGCCGAAAATGAGTGAACTTCGGCAATGTCAGTAATGCGATCGCTTAGAGTCACAATAGTTAAGGACATATTCTAAGTACAGGACAAAAATTGTAGAGCCTGGGAAAACTGATCTCCCTTCTGTTCCAAGTTAAGGACAATGTGACGCAGATAGTCAAATCCGTAGCGAAATAAACTCTTGGCTCTGCGCCCATGCTTCTTCACCACCAACGGCTTGAGCTGATGCAACCACTCCCCCGTCAGGAAGACCCAGCACAGGGCTAAGGAGAGCAGCGCCAGCAGTTTATTGAGTCGCTCCCCATCGCTCAGGTGCGTCGATTCCAAGCAGAACCCCCGGCTTTTGAAGCTGCCAAACAGGGTTTCAATCCCCCAGCGCTTGGCATAATCTGTAATTGCAGACTTAGGAGCACTCTGAGTTGCAACCACCAGCAGGGTGCCATCTTCCAAGCGCAACGCCGCGATGTAGAGCCAATGTCCCCACAATCGTCGTTTGTGTCGGAGCACCTGTTGCTGTCCAGGCTGAAGTGCTTGAAAGACGCTGCTGACCTTCAGACGTTGACGACCCTTGCCCAAGATGTGATTGTGGCGGATGCGGATGCGAAAGGGGGTGCGCGGTTCTTGCAACAGATAGCCGAACCAGTCTTTGCCGATGAACTCTCGGTCCGCACTCAAGCAGGCCAGCGATCGCTCTCCAAAGCGCTCTAGAAACTGGTTGAACAACTTGATGCGTTCATCGGTGTTGGAATTACCTGGTTTGTCGAGGAGGCACCAGACGACAGGAAAGGCAACGCCTTCATGCACCACACCCAACATCAGAATGTTGAACGTGTGCTCCCCAAACTGCCACTGCGTTCGGTCCAGGGAGAGCACCCACGGTTCTGGAATTGCCATGAGAGACATCACTGCCTGAGCGATCTCAGCATAATCGATGGCATAGTGGCGAAAAAACCGCTGGAGTCGTTTGTAGTGGGAATCAGTCTGAGCATTGCCACTGAAGGCTGTGGCGAGTTCAGCAAAGTTGATGGTTTTAACCCGCAGCAGGGCGATGAGGAAAGCGGCCAGAAAACTCAGTCTGGCTCCATGCCAGGTGAGGTGGGGACGCAAGGCATCGCGAAGTAGAGTAACCTGATGCATAAGGGTTTCATGCTTGGAATGTGGTAATTTTCATGAAACCCTTTCCTTAGAAGTATTTGCAAGCTTTTGTCCTGTACTTAGGGACATATTA
Above is a genomic segment from Trichocoleus desertorum ATA4-8-CV12 containing:
- a CDS encoding IS4 family transposase, which encodes MHQVTLLRDALRPHLTWHGARLSFLAAFLIALLRVKTINFAELATAFSGNAQTDSHYKRLQRFFRHYAIDYAEIAQAVMSLMAIPEPWVLSLDRTQWQFGEHTFNILMLGVVHEGVAFPVVWCLLDKPGNSNTDERIKLFNQFLERFGERSLACLSADREFIGKDWFGYLLQEPRTPFRIRIRHNHILGKGRQRLKVSSVFQALQPGQQQVLRHKRRLWGHWLYIAALRLEDGTLLVVATQSAPKSAITDYAKRWGIETLFGSFKSRGFCLESTHLSDGERLNKLLALLSLALCWVFLTGEWLHQLKPLVVKKHGRRAKSLFRYGFDYLRHIVLNLEQKGDQFSQALQFLSCT